ATTGGCAACTAATACAGCATCAGGTGTATCAATAATCACTAAGTTATCAACACCAACTGTTGCAATCAGCTTGTTTTGACTGTGAATATAACTATTAGTCGTTTGCTGAGCGATTACGTCACCTTTTAATACGTTTTTGTCATCATCTTGCTGACAGACTTCCCAAAGTGCAGAATAAGAGCCGACATCACTCCAGCCAGCATCAAGTGGAATGACTACCGCAGAGTCTGTTTTCTCCATTACCGCATAATCTATTGACTCACTAGCACAAGCTAAAAAGTCTGCTTTATTTGGACGCATAAAATCAAGATCTTGCTCAACACCTTTCATAGCTCGCTGACAGTTTTCTAAAATATCACCACGATGCTTAGCTAGCTCTTCTAAATAGCGCGAGGCTTTAAATAAGAACATACCACTATTCCACAAGTAGTCACCTGAAGCTAAATATTCATCGGCTATATCCTGTTTAGGCTTCTCAACAAATTCTGCAACATCAAAAGTACCTGAGCTTTGCACATTGCCCTTTTTAATATAGCCATAACCAGTCTCGGCGTGAGTGGGGACAATACCAAAGGTAACGAGTTTTCCTTGCTGTGCAACAATACTTGCTTGCTCAACCGCTTGGTGGAAAGCAGCAGTATCTTGAATAACATGATCTGCAGCTAACACCAGTAAAAGCGCACCTTTATCTTTTTCTAGGGCGTTAATCGCCGCTAATGCTACAGCTGGAGCGGTATTACGCCCTTCTGGCTCAAGTAAAATTGTTCCTTGCGATGAAGATAACTGTCTCACCTGTTCCGCCACTAAAAATCGGTGCTCTTCATTACAAATAAATACGGCTTCCTTACTATTTTCAGGTAAGCGTAAAAGCGTATCTTGCAACATACTAGTATCGTTAACTAAAGGTAAAAATTGCTTAGGGAAAAGTGCGCGAGAAAGTGGCCAAAGACGTGTGCCGCTGCCGCCACACATTATTGCAGGGAAAATAGATACAGCAGAAGAAGTTGTTTTTGTATTCATATTTATTCCGTTGATGATGTTGAAGTTTCATAGAAAATAATGCGGTTATAGTAAGCGATACTAATAGAGAGTAAAACCTCTTTTATCTTTCATTAACAAGTAATAGGACAATAGATTTTGGCTATGTTCCGCCATGTGTTGCTAAGCTTTAAATTGATTGTTTTTGTTAGGATTTTAACTGGTATCTAAAAACCTAAACCAACCTAAGTAATTTTCTCCATACTTAGTCGCCACACTATGAAATCTATCTATCCAAGCCTTTAAGCGACGGTGGTAAGCATTAACATTTTGAATGTGAAATACTTTTTCAATAACCTGAACACCAACGGCTACATTCAGCCGTTTGTGAATAAAATCATTACCTTGTGAAAATTTGATATAAGCACTAAAACCATCGCGGCACAAGACGCAATCTTTGGCTATTTTTCCTTGTGACTCTTTGTTGAGTTGCTCGAAGGAATAACTAGCTTCATAGGTATGTTTCCCTCTATCTCGTACCGTTAACACGGGAACATAGCCTTTGATATATATTATCTAAATGTGTATTATCCCGTTTAAACTAACTTTTACTAACGACAATAACATAAAAATGTATGTATAATTTACATACATTTAATACCATTTATTACCCGTTGAATTTAGCTGTAGCCTGTTTTATTAAAACATAGAAGTAAAGTAATTTACAAAATTTTATCTACATAGAAAAATAATATCATTAAGGGTAATACTTTGAATATAAAAAAAATCAATTCAAATATATTTAAACATAATTTTTCACCTGTCATCTTAATACTTGCAATTACAATATTAATAGCCCTATTAAATATTCCTATCATGCAGACCCTATGGAGATATAGTTTTGATGATGGCACTTATTCACACGCTTATTTGATTCCTCTTATTGTTGCTTATTTATTTTATGTGATAAATAACAATGGAGAATTAAAGTATAGGGAAACTATATCTTTACCTGCTTCAGTACTACTAATTATAAGTGCCTATATACTTTTTGTTACGTCAACTGCGCAAATTAGCCTGTTATACTGGTTGACCATTTTATTATTATTTTGTTCAAGTATTATTTTTGTTTTCAATGCTAATATCAAAATAGCTGCAGCCGCATCCTATTTTATTTTTTTACTTCCTGTTTGGGGGATATTAACCATTCCCCTACAAAACCTATCAGTATTTGCGGCTCAGACCCTTATGGGGTTCACTACTATTCCTGTATTTGTTGAAGAGCAGTTTGTACATATTCCATCAGGAGTATTTGAAATTGCCGGTGGTTGTAGTGGGTTACGTTACTTGCTTACTTCTCTAGCAATTAGTACTTTGTTTTCTTTTCTATATTTTAGAACAATAAAAAATACCGCAATATTTATTTCAGTGGCAATACTTGGTGCGTTATTAACAAACTGGTTACGAATATCAGCTTTAATTATAATTGGTCACCAAACAGAAATGACCAGTGACTTAATGACTGATCATAATATGTTTGGTTGGTACATTTATATTCCCTTTATGTTCTTACTGTTTAAGTTTGGTGGGTACCTTGCTGATAAAGAAAACAACAAACCAATCGCATCTGACAGTTCAGCCAAATTACAACTGAATACACCTAATGGGCAGTTGGGAGTTGTTTTGTTTATAATTTTATTGTTTTCTTCTACCTCATTACAAATGTCAGCAACAACAGAGCCTGAAACAAAACTTAAAAATGTGCTTGTTCAACCTATCATTTATCACGCTTCAACGGTTGAAGTTATCACTAACAGCTCAATAAAAACGCAATTAATTTACAATTTTAGTGAAAGTAATCTAGAATCAAAACCTACTTTTTATGAAAATAACTTTATTCCTAAAAACTGGCTTGTTGTTAGTAAAGTTATAAGCAATGAAGAGCAAGTGATTAAAATAACAAAAGGTCTAAAAACTGCCACCATTACGGTCAGTTATGAAATATCAGAACTAAAATTTGGAAGTTCCTCACGATTCAAGCTTGAAAGATTAAAACAAGCATTATTGGGAAAAAGAAAGACTAAATTGCATTGGCAGTTTCAATTAAATACAATAAACGCACAAGCAATAAATTCGCACACAAAAAAGGTTTTATTATGAGAAAATGAATTATATTAGCAGGTGGTAGTGGGATTAGACTCTACCCACTAACCAAAGTTGTTAGTAAACAGTTAACCGCTTATTATAATTTAATATCATGACTTAATGGTACAGCCTTGTTGCCTTCTAGCCTATCATAAAGCAACGTAGATACTTCATTAGGATTACTAATTGGATCCCAAATAGGCGAGATTCGTCTTTTAAGGCTACTAACTAGCCGATCAATAAAATTTGCTGCCGGGATAGGAATATAAAGCCAACGAAGTAACATATAAATGCGTCGACGAACGCACCAATAATAAATAGCTTGTTCGCCATACCATTTATAACCCCAGCGTTTTTCAAATAAATCATGAGAATACTTAGCTATTTTAGCATTCCAGCGATAGTTAAAATATTTAAGATCATTT
The DNA window shown above is from Colwellia psychrerythraea 34H and carries:
- the xrt gene encoding exosortase, whose amino-acid sequence is MNIKKINSNIFKHNFSPVILILAITILIALLNIPIMQTLWRYSFDDGTYSHAYLIPLIVAYLFYVINNNGELKYRETISLPASVLLIISAYILFVTSTAQISLLYWLTILLLFCSSIIFVFNANIKIAAAASYFIFLLPVWGILTIPLQNLSVFAAQTLMGFTTIPVFVEEQFVHIPSGVFEIAGGCSGLRYLLTSLAISTLFSFLYFRTIKNTAIFISVAILGALLTNWLRISALIIIGHQTEMTSDLMTDHNMFGWYIYIPFMFLLFKFGGYLADKENNKPIASDSSAKLQLNTPNGQLGVVLFIILLFSSTSLQMSATTEPETKLKNVLVQPIIYHASTVEVITNSSIKTQLIYNFSESNLESKPTFYENNFIPKNWLVVSKVISNEEQVIKITKGLKTATITVSYEISELKFGSSSRFKLERLKQALLGKRKTKLHWQFQLNTINAQAINSHTKKVLL
- a CDS encoding mannose-1-phosphate guanylyltransferase/mannose-6-phosphate isomerase, with protein sequence MNTKTTSSAVSIFPAIMCGGSGTRLWPLSRALFPKQFLPLVNDTSMLQDTLLRLPENSKEAVFICNEEHRFLVAEQVRQLSSSQGTILLEPEGRNTAPAVALAAINALEKDKGALLLVLAADHVIQDTAAFHQAVEQASIVAQQGKLVTFGIVPTHAETGYGYIKKGNVQSSGTFDVAEFVEKPKQDIADEYLASGDYLWNSGMFLFKASRYLEELAKHRGDILENCQRAMKGVEQDLDFMRPNKADFLACASESIDYAVMEKTDSAVVIPLDAGWSDVGSYSALWEVCQQDDDKNVLKGDVIAQQTTNSYIHSQNKLIATVGVDNLVIIDTPDAVLVANKDKVQEVKQIVEQLKADKRSEAVLHREAYRPWGKYDCIDTGERFQVKRITVKPGAKLSVQMHHHRAEHWIIVSGTAKVTIDEKVVLLTENQSAYIPVGAVHALENPGKLPLEMIEVQSGSYLGEDDIVRFEDKYGRS